A genomic segment from Polyangium mundeleinium encodes:
- a CDS encoding GH92 family glycosyl hydrolase, protein MRPRLERPLAPLLLLGVTNVLGGTACTLEPQEVPTAQPTRVEDPLIYADPRVGSGGFGFANGSAFPGAAAPFGLAKVGPDTRGPYDTINFLHYSGYWAGDDQVRAFSHLHLHGTGATDYGVLGVMPIDAFEASRFSAPGYESHFDKATETASPGYYAVTLDRGTIRSELTATRHAAHHRHGYPAGTKEGHVVFDLDHHLGGGEVTQAEFTLEPEAQRIRGKLHHVGGMSGGFGGYDVFFDARTRAPWKAAQVWSNGDAPAEGTSGSGTKVGFALSFDLGADGAVELKVGLSFVSLENATKNLEAEIPDWDFDGTRAKTAAAWSDLLGRMKLWGGTETERRIFYSSLYRAFLMPTASSDVDGSYMYGGEQHTADGFSFLTDQSLWDTYRTVTPFYSLVAPEAARDTVRSLHAMAEISGFFPKWPIATGEAGTMIGASADVVLADSYIKGVTDFDAEGAYVIARRAAVDPVEPPGGRGGRGDVVPYMEYGYVPSSVGRSVSHTLEYAHDDLALGLFAKALGKTDDAAMFAERANNHRNLFDPVTGFLRAKDEGGTFVESPYNPYAISDHYAEANGWHSLWAQHDIPGIAELLGGQAPFVEKLQRFLDESVADLEERPIEDNFASAAPRNAYWHGNEPDIHAAYGFAQVGRADLTQKYVRWVARAHYTDKPGGLAGNDDGGTLSCWYLFTAAGFHPIPGTDRYILGTPFFPRMEIAVKAGTIVVEAPAVSAENIYVQAVTWNGQALDKPEILHGDLAQGGTLRFEMGPAPGPFGVTTP, encoded by the coding sequence ATGCGCCCTCGCCTCGAACGCCCCCTCGCGCCCCTCCTCTTGCTCGGTGTGACGAACGTCCTCGGCGGAACGGCGTGCACCCTCGAGCCGCAGGAGGTCCCCACGGCGCAGCCCACACGCGTCGAGGATCCGCTGATCTACGCGGATCCGCGCGTCGGCAGCGGCGGGTTCGGCTTCGCGAATGGAAGCGCCTTCCCGGGCGCGGCGGCGCCGTTCGGGCTCGCGAAGGTCGGCCCCGATACCCGCGGCCCCTACGATACCATCAATTTTTTGCATTATTCTGGCTACTGGGCCGGCGACGATCAGGTCCGGGCGTTTTCGCACCTGCACCTGCATGGCACGGGCGCGACCGATTACGGCGTCCTCGGGGTGATGCCGATCGACGCGTTCGAGGCATCGCGCTTCTCGGCGCCCGGCTACGAATCGCACTTCGACAAGGCGACGGAGACGGCCTCGCCCGGGTATTACGCGGTCACCCTCGATCGGGGCACGATCCGCAGCGAGCTCACGGCGACGCGGCACGCGGCGCACCACCGGCACGGGTATCCGGCGGGCACGAAGGAGGGGCATGTCGTCTTTGATCTCGACCATCACCTGGGCGGGGGCGAGGTCACGCAGGCCGAGTTCACGCTGGAGCCCGAGGCGCAACGTATCCGGGGCAAACTGCACCACGTGGGCGGGATGTCGGGCGGGTTCGGGGGCTACGACGTCTTCTTCGACGCCCGGACGCGCGCGCCGTGGAAAGCGGCGCAGGTCTGGTCGAACGGCGACGCGCCCGCGGAGGGGACGTCGGGCAGCGGCACGAAGGTCGGCTTCGCGCTCTCGTTCGACCTCGGCGCGGACGGGGCGGTCGAATTGAAGGTCGGGCTCTCGTTCGTCTCGCTGGAGAACGCCACGAAAAACCTCGAAGCCGAGATCCCGGACTGGGATTTCGACGGCACGCGGGCGAAGACGGCCGCGGCCTGGAGCGATCTCCTCGGCCGCATGAAGCTCTGGGGCGGGACGGAGACCGAACGGCGCATCTTTTATTCGTCGCTCTACCGCGCGTTCCTCATGCCCACCGCGTCGAGCGACGTCGACGGAAGTTACATGTACGGCGGCGAGCAGCACACCGCGGATGGTTTTTCCTTCCTGACCGATCAATCGCTGTGGGACACCTACCGCACGGTGACCCCGTTTTATTCGCTCGTCGCGCCCGAGGCCGCGCGCGACACCGTCCGATCGCTGCACGCGATGGCCGAGATCTCCGGCTTCTTCCCGAAGTGGCCCATCGCCACCGGGGAAGCGGGCACGATGATCGGGGCCAGCGCCGACGTGGTGCTCGCCGACAGCTACATCAAGGGCGTCACGGATTTCGACGCCGAGGGCGCCTACGTGATCGCGCGGCGGGCCGCGGTGGATCCGGTCGAGCCGCCCGGCGGGCGCGGCGGGCGCGGGGACGTCGTGCCGTACATGGAGTACGGCTACGTGCCGTCGAGCGTCGGCCGCTCGGTCTCGCACACGCTCGAATACGCGCACGACGACCTTGCGCTCGGCCTCTTCGCGAAGGCGCTCGGCAAAACGGACGACGCGGCCATGTTTGCCGAGCGCGCGAACAACCACAGAAACCTCTTCGACCCCGTGACGGGCTTCCTCCGCGCCAAGGACGAGGGCGGGACCTTCGTCGAGAGCCCGTACAACCCGTACGCCATCTCGGACCATTACGCCGAGGCGAACGGCTGGCACAGCCTGTGGGCGCAGCACGACATCCCCGGGATCGCCGAGCTCCTCGGCGGGCAAGCGCCGTTCGTGGAGAAGCTCCAGCGTTTCCTCGACGAATCCGTCGCCGACCTGGAGGAGCGCCCCATCGAGGACAACTTCGCGTCGGCGGCGCCACGCAATGCCTACTGGCACGGAAACGAGCCGGACATCCACGCGGCCTATGGCTTCGCGCAGGTCGGCCGCGCGGACCTCACGCAGAAATACGTCCGCTGGGTGGCGCGCGCCCATTACACCGACAAGCCCGGCGGCCTCGCCGGCAACGACGACGGCGGCACCCTCTCTTGCTGGTACCTCTTCACGGCCGCGGGCTTCCACCCGATCCCCGGCACCGATCGGTACATCCTCGGCACGCCCTTCTTCCCCCGCATGGAAATCGCCGTGAAGGCCGGCACGATCGTCGTCGAGGCCCCCGCCGTCTCGGCCGAGAACATCTACGTGCAGGCCGTCACCTGGAACGGCCAAGCCCTCGACAAACCCGAAATCCTCCACGGCGACCTCGCCCAGGGCGGCACCCTCCGCTTCGAGATGGGCCCCGCCCCCGGCCCCTTCGGCGTCACCACGCCCTGA
- a CDS encoding serine/threonine-protein kinase produces MDFALGMKDLIGGRYRIERRLGAGGMGAVYEATDTQGGARVAVKVVTAEVARNELLLSRFEREVRAARALSTPHVVRAIDAGRDGDEGLPFLVMEVLEGEDVRAVLKRLGPVRPDLAVRIVAQACRGLEVAHAQGIVHRDVKPANLFLTSGPQPGERTVKILDFGIAKLAPDPESMAQAGELTSLTQTGSMLGSPLYMAPEQARGHKHIDGRADLWSLGVVLYQALTGVTPHRDSGALGDLIIAICTEPAERVERLAPWVPPAVAAVVHRALDLDPTQRFQSAAEMHAALVALLPPGEANAGIHERMLVPLPEPERARLSAPPRPPSGAQAFSETPSRGGAPLGQTELRPQAPGAPAASSAYAMVDPPTTRWSGAALGISAETPAAMQIGAPSSAFAAITQATPPKRRSGALPFVVMAALALVVGGSVAFVGLRAPEGAGQTPAGQTNPGQTAPGMAPTNTPVVEPPASTAPVAAPAESEALAAPSAAPVAPSASGSARGLAPWPRASSRGSAAPKATGKSDIYLGR; encoded by the coding sequence GTGGATTTCGCGCTCGGCATGAAGGACCTCATCGGCGGCCGATATCGGATCGAACGCAGGCTCGGCGCAGGCGGAATGGGCGCCGTCTACGAGGCCACCGATACGCAGGGCGGCGCGCGGGTCGCGGTGAAGGTCGTGACCGCGGAGGTCGCGAGGAACGAGCTCTTGCTCTCGCGTTTCGAACGCGAGGTGCGCGCGGCGCGGGCCCTCAGCACGCCCCACGTGGTGCGCGCGATCGACGCAGGGCGCGACGGCGACGAGGGCCTGCCCTTCCTCGTGATGGAGGTGCTCGAAGGCGAGGACGTGCGGGCCGTCTTGAAGCGCCTCGGGCCAGTCCGCCCCGATCTCGCGGTGCGTATCGTGGCCCAGGCCTGCCGCGGGCTCGAGGTCGCGCACGCGCAGGGCATCGTGCATCGCGACGTGAAGCCGGCGAACCTGTTCCTCACCAGCGGCCCGCAGCCCGGCGAGCGTACGGTCAAGATCCTGGATTTCGGCATCGCGAAGCTCGCCCCCGATCCGGAGAGCATGGCGCAGGCCGGCGAGCTGACGAGCTTGACGCAAACCGGCAGCATGCTCGGCTCGCCGCTCTACATGGCGCCGGAGCAGGCGCGCGGGCACAAGCACATCGACGGCCGCGCGGATCTGTGGTCGCTCGGCGTGGTGCTCTACCAGGCCCTCACGGGCGTGACGCCGCACCGGGACAGCGGCGCGCTCGGGGATCTGATCATCGCGATCTGCACCGAGCCGGCCGAGCGCGTGGAGCGGCTCGCGCCGTGGGTGCCGCCCGCGGTGGCGGCGGTCGTGCATCGCGCCCTCGATCTCGATCCCACGCAGCGTTTCCAGAGCGCCGCCGAGATGCACGCGGCGCTCGTCGCGCTCTTGCCGCCCGGCGAGGCGAATGCCGGGATCCACGAGCGAATGCTGGTGCCGCTGCCCGAGCCCGAGCGCGCGCGCCTTTCGGCCCCGCCGCGTCCGCCGAGCGGGGCGCAGGCGTTCTCCGAGACGCCTTCACGTGGGGGGGCTCCGCTCGGACAAACTGAGCTCCGCCCCCAAGCCCCCGGGGCCCCGGCTGCAAGCAGCGCGTACGCGATGGTCGATCCCCCGACGACGCGCTGGTCGGGCGCGGCGCTCGGCATCTCGGCCGAGACGCCCGCGGCGATGCAGATCGGCGCGCCTTCGTCGGCGTTCGCGGCGATCACGCAAGCGACGCCGCCGAAGCGCCGCTCGGGCGCGCTGCCCTTCGTGGTGATGGCGGCGCTCGCGCTCGTCGTGGGCGGGAGCGTCGCGTTCGTGGGGCTGCGGGCGCCGGAGGGGGCTGGCCAAACTCCGGCTGGACAAACCAATCCAGGACAAACGGCGCCCGGGATGGCGCCCACGAATACGCCGGTGGTGGAGCCTCCGGCCTCGACGGCGCCTGTGGCCGCGCCGGCCGAGAGCGAGGCCCTGGCCGCGCCGAGCGCCGCGCCGGTCGCCCCGAGCGCGAGTGGTTCTGCCCGAGGCCTCGCGCCCTGGCCCCGCGCCTCGTCGCGCGGATCCGCCGCGCCGAAGGCCACGGGCAAGAGCGACATTTACCTGGGTCGGTGA
- a CDS encoding TonB-dependent receptor domain-containing protein, whose translation MRPSRVLGPFLAAALVLLGAPRASADGLADEAELHFQLGAADYQKGEYTSALEHFLLSNRLVPNRRVVFNIARSFEQLRQWPDAHRYYVDALAGETEPAAIEASKSAITRLAPNVAVLDVVTDPPGATIYIDRKDLGSRGRAPRPLAVNEGKYRVIAEFPGYEPRTSEEVVAKRGSETRVALSLTRIVGKVKVTVTGAARGTVRVDQETGAPACVAPCELALSPGKHELYVTTEGASAPARTVNVVARETTEVNVTLRPPVGTLVVGTTEPGALVSIDGRAAGFSPAVIGDVPAGARQVRVSLPGHAPVVRDIVVRQGEQVDLGTLDLVPLREVTAASRFSERIEDAPSSVTVIDRRELAAFGYPTIAEALRGVRGVAMSNDRAYASASIRAIGQPNDYGSRVLVLSDGQALNDNLLNSSYIGSDGRGDLHDVDRIEIVRGPGSLLYGAGAFSGIVNLVTRSREEPTGVHVGVGSYDGAVLRGRGGFHLRKGQDKGIWASGWGAQSDGFDLEVPITGQTDPLRVRGVEAFQAGGTAGRAYWGPATLQWLVHHRTQATPVGAYATQAGNPRTAFADTRMMVEARFEPRLTQSLQLLVRAHANRYTYDGVYAFDGELDNIESFAGTWMGGEARLVYSPGPRLRVTVGGEGQWHPEATLQGREDVNRVTTERYLNERRPYQFAAGYALAEGAPLSWLRLSGGLRIDVYSTFGAVFVPRAAIITRPAKGGTLKLMGGRAFRAPSIYEQLYNDNGQSQEKPLQALDAEKIWSGELEYTQRFLEDWAALVAVHGSHIDGLIVTKPIPGRPTVAYANSATRMLVLGADAEIRREWRKGWMLAATYGYQRATYLDETLADPRVRNVPEHLAGFRGVIPVLPSIASLGLRMTLEAPRLLVDGSSTGTQVVADVTVSGEVKAYGLRYVVGLYNLADRRVLAPVTDTFRSRTMPQNGRTFLVDLVGTY comes from the coding sequence ATGAGGCCTTCTCGTGTCCTCGGCCCCTTTCTCGCCGCCGCGCTCGTGCTCCTCGGCGCGCCGCGCGCCTCGGCCGACGGGCTCGCGGACGAGGCCGAGCTCCATTTCCAGCTCGGCGCAGCCGATTACCAGAAGGGCGAGTACACGAGCGCGCTCGAGCATTTTTTGCTGTCGAACCGCCTCGTCCCGAACCGGCGCGTCGTGTTCAACATCGCGCGCTCGTTCGAGCAGCTCCGGCAATGGCCCGACGCGCACCGTTATTACGTCGATGCCCTCGCCGGGGAGACGGAGCCCGCGGCGATCGAGGCCTCGAAGTCGGCCATCACGCGCCTCGCGCCGAACGTGGCGGTCCTCGACGTCGTCACGGATCCGCCCGGCGCCACGATTTACATCGATCGAAAGGACCTCGGCTCGCGGGGCCGCGCGCCACGTCCGCTCGCGGTGAACGAGGGCAAATACCGCGTGATCGCGGAGTTCCCGGGCTACGAGCCCAGGACGAGCGAGGAGGTCGTGGCCAAGCGCGGGAGCGAGACCCGCGTCGCGCTCTCGCTCACGCGGATCGTCGGCAAGGTGAAGGTGACGGTGACGGGCGCGGCGCGCGGGACGGTGCGGGTCGACCAGGAGACGGGGGCGCCTGCGTGCGTCGCCCCCTGCGAGCTCGCGCTATCGCCCGGCAAACACGAACTTTACGTGACGACCGAGGGCGCGTCCGCGCCGGCGCGGACGGTGAACGTGGTGGCGCGCGAGACGACCGAGGTGAACGTCACGCTGCGGCCGCCGGTGGGGACCCTCGTCGTGGGGACGACGGAGCCGGGCGCGCTCGTGAGCATCGACGGGCGCGCGGCGGGGTTTTCGCCTGCGGTGATTGGCGACGTGCCCGCGGGCGCGCGGCAGGTGCGCGTGAGTTTGCCCGGGCACGCGCCCGTGGTGCGCGACATCGTGGTGCGGCAGGGCGAGCAGGTGGATCTCGGCACGCTCGACCTCGTCCCGCTGCGCGAGGTGACGGCGGCGTCGCGTTTCTCCGAGCGGATCGAGGACGCGCCGAGCTCGGTCACGGTGATCGATCGGCGCGAGCTTGCGGCGTTCGGGTATCCGACGATCGCGGAGGCGCTGCGCGGCGTGCGCGGCGTCGCCATGTCGAACGATCGGGCCTATGCGTCGGCCTCGATCCGCGCGATTGGCCAGCCAAACGATTATGGCAGCCGCGTGCTCGTGCTCTCGGACGGGCAGGCGCTCAATGACAACCTGCTGAACAGCTCGTACATCGGCTCCGATGGCCGGGGCGATTTGCACGACGTGGATCGCATCGAAATCGTGCGTGGCCCGGGATCGCTGCTGTACGGCGCCGGCGCGTTTTCGGGCATCGTGAACCTCGTGACGCGCTCGCGCGAGGAGCCCACGGGCGTGCACGTGGGGGTCGGGAGCTACGACGGCGCGGTCTTGCGCGGGCGCGGCGGGTTTCACCTGCGGAAGGGGCAAGACAAGGGGATCTGGGCGAGCGGGTGGGGCGCGCAATCGGACGGGTTTGATCTCGAGGTGCCGATCACGGGCCAAACGGATCCGCTCCGGGTGCGCGGGGTCGAGGCCTTCCAAGCGGGCGGCACGGCCGGGCGCGCATACTGGGGCCCGGCCACGTTGCAATGGCTCGTGCACCACCGGACGCAGGCGACCCCGGTGGGCGCGTACGCGACGCAAGCCGGCAACCCGCGGACCGCGTTCGCGGATACCCGCATGATGGTGGAGGCGCGCTTCGAGCCGCGCCTGACGCAATCCTTGCAATTGCTCGTGCGCGCGCACGCGAACCGCTACACGTACGACGGGGTGTATGCGTTCGACGGGGAGCTCGACAACATCGAGTCCTTCGCGGGGACGTGGATGGGCGGCGAGGCGCGGCTCGTGTATTCGCCGGGGCCGCGGCTCCGCGTCACGGTGGGCGGCGAGGGGCAATGGCACCCGGAGGCGACGCTCCAGGGCCGCGAGGACGTCAATCGCGTCACCACGGAGCGATACCTGAACGAGCGGCGGCCGTACCAGTTCGCCGCGGGGTATGCGCTCGCGGAGGGCGCGCCGCTTTCGTGGCTACGGCTCTCCGGCGGCCTGCGTATCGACGTGTACAGCACGTTCGGCGCGGTCTTCGTGCCGCGGGCGGCGATCATCACGCGGCCCGCGAAAGGCGGCACCCTCAAGCTGATGGGCGGCCGCGCGTTCCGGGCGCCGAGCATTTACGAGCAGCTCTACAACGACAACGGCCAATCCCAGGAAAAACCCCTCCAAGCGCTCGACGCCGAGAAGATCTGGTCGGGCGAGCTCGAATACACGCAACGGTTCCTCGAAGATTGGGCGGCGCTCGTGGCCGTGCACGGCAGCCACATCGACGGGCTCATCGTCACGAAGCCGATCCCGGGCAGGCCCACGGTGGCCTACGCGAACAGCGCGACGCGCATGCTCGTGCTCGGCGCGGATGCGGAGATCCGGCGCGAGTGGCGCAAAGGGTGGATGCTCGCCGCGACGTACGGGTATCAACGCGCGACCTACCTCGACGAGACGCTCGCCGATCCGCGGGTGCGAAACGTGCCGGAGCATCTGGCGGGCTTTCGCGGGGTGATCCCTGTATTGCCCTCGATCGCGTCGCTCGGGCTCCGCATGACGCTGGAGGCGCCGCGCCTGCTCGTGGACGGCAGCTCGACGGGGACCCAGGTCGTGGCCGATGTGACGGTGTCAGGCGAGGTGAAGGCGTACGGGCTCCGGTACGTCGTGGGGCTTTACAACCTCGCCGACCGCCGTGTGCTCGCGCCGGTGACGGACACGTTCCGGAGCCGAACGATGCCCCAGAATGGGCGGACGTTCCTGGTCGATCTCGTCGGGACTTATTGA
- a CDS encoding NAD(P)H-quinone oxidoreductase, producing MRAVVIRSPGGPEVLELRDLPDPEPPFGHVRVRVHLAGVNRADLLQRAGFYPAPPGVPADIPGLEYVGTVEAVGPGVTRYAGGERVYGIVAGGAYADRLVAHEREVVPAPAALSDEDAAAVPEAFLTALDALVVRGRLVPGERVLVHAAGSGVGTAGVQIAHALGCFVIGTSRTADKLDRCRELGLDEGIVTPGGVFAAEVLARTGGAGVDVVLDLVGGAYVPETLAAAAKKARIVLVGLTAGASAQVPLGVLLQKRLEVIGTVLRSRPIEEKIEAAKLLERTLGPWLSRGIVCPVVDRVFPLAEAAEAHRYVASNVSFGKVLLDARI from the coding sequence ATGCGCGCCGTCGTCATCCGCTCCCCCGGGGGACCTGAGGTCCTCGAGCTCCGCGACCTGCCCGATCCCGAGCCGCCCTTCGGACACGTCCGCGTCCGCGTCCACCTCGCTGGCGTCAACCGCGCCGACCTCCTCCAGCGCGCCGGCTTCTACCCTGCCCCGCCCGGCGTCCCCGCCGACATCCCTGGCCTCGAATACGTCGGCACCGTCGAAGCCGTCGGCCCCGGCGTCACGCGGTATGCGGGCGGCGAGCGCGTCTACGGCATCGTCGCGGGCGGCGCGTATGCCGACCGCCTCGTCGCGCATGAGCGCGAGGTCGTCCCCGCGCCCGCGGCCCTCTCCGACGAGGACGCCGCGGCCGTGCCCGAGGCCTTTCTCACCGCGCTCGACGCGCTCGTCGTGCGTGGCCGCCTCGTGCCCGGCGAGCGGGTCCTCGTGCATGCGGCGGGCAGCGGCGTCGGCACGGCGGGCGTCCAGATCGCCCACGCGCTCGGTTGCTTCGTGATCGGCACGAGCCGCACCGCGGACAAACTCGATCGCTGCCGCGAGCTTGGCCTCGACGAGGGGATCGTCACGCCGGGCGGCGTCTTCGCGGCCGAGGTCCTCGCGCGGACGGGCGGGGCTGGCGTGGATGTCGTGCTCGACCTCGTGGGCGGCGCCTACGTCCCGGAGACGCTCGCCGCGGCCGCGAAAAAGGCCCGCATCGTGCTCGTGGGCCTGACGGCGGGGGCGAGCGCGCAGGTCCCGCTCGGCGTGCTCTTGCAAAAACGGCTGGAGGTCATCGGCACGGTGCTCCGGTCGCGGCCGATCGAGGAGAAGATCGAGGCGGCGAAGCTGCTCGAGCGCACGCTCGGGCCGTGGCTCTCGCGGGGCATCGTGTGTCCCGTGGTCGATCGTGTGTTTCCGCTCGCGGAGGCGGCCGAGGCGCACCGGTACGTCGCGTCGAACGTGTCGTTCGGCAAGGTCCTGCTCGACGCGCGGATTTGA
- a CDS encoding ABC transporter substrate-binding protein — MLARLLRGTGILLGLLVTGGTLVASGACSLGNVTQDDCKSDDECVLAIGPNSTCVAGYCTDPPACSTGHDCRKIGGGGACVDGVCVSAFPKHPQCSTLFEPTDLPDRPLAGPDAPLVIGSIFSIGETKDEVLTQSVRVAVREINASDKLNRGQRMAVVVCDNGGENNTATGAARDELNQAALDYLAGTLGVPYIVGPLSSSDSLRLIARLKEKAYPTVLISPSATSPALTDADDRLAMGEPGLFWRTCPSDTRQGVVMADDVIELDPVVAGGNVAVVYVSDAYGQGLATVFRDAYGLDKSQLFPIEEAKLSDAGALATLAADVDTYNPAGVLVITVQAGQTVEILKAMVGKPVAGRKFFFTDGAKDATKLLAPNLAAEVKQMIAGSQGTAPASPSGPIYETFRANMKSQFQTDPADFSFTAQAYDATYVGAYGVIWASRDGTDYDGRQVAEGMGRLAMGDLIDITSTAWPKGKSTLAAGGSINIAGTSGPLNFDPATGEAPGRIEVWAVSNDNFVTVTVKDPP, encoded by the coding sequence ATGCTTGCACGACTTCTCCGGGGAACCGGAATCCTTCTTGGTTTGCTTGTGACCGGCGGGACCCTCGTTGCCTCGGGCGCATGCTCGCTCGGCAACGTCACGCAGGATGACTGCAAGAGTGACGACGAGTGTGTCCTTGCGATCGGCCCGAACAGCACCTGCGTCGCGGGGTACTGCACCGATCCCCCTGCGTGCTCCACGGGCCATGATTGCCGCAAGATTGGCGGCGGCGGCGCGTGTGTCGACGGCGTCTGCGTCTCGGCGTTCCCCAAGCACCCGCAGTGCAGCACGCTCTTCGAGCCGACGGACCTGCCCGACCGGCCCCTTGCTGGCCCTGATGCGCCGCTCGTCATCGGCAGCATCTTCTCGATCGGCGAGACCAAGGACGAGGTCCTCACGCAGTCCGTGCGCGTCGCTGTGCGTGAGATCAATGCGAGCGACAAACTCAACCGTGGCCAGCGCATGGCTGTCGTCGTCTGCGACAACGGCGGCGAGAACAACACGGCGACGGGCGCCGCGCGCGACGAGCTGAACCAGGCTGCGCTCGACTACCTCGCGGGTACGCTCGGCGTCCCGTACATCGTCGGCCCCCTCTCCTCGTCGGACTCGCTCCGGCTCATCGCGCGCCTCAAGGAGAAGGCGTATCCCACGGTGCTCATCTCGCCCTCGGCGACGAGCCCGGCGCTCACCGACGCCGACGATCGCCTTGCGATGGGCGAGCCCGGCCTCTTCTGGCGCACCTGCCCGAGCGACACGCGCCAGGGCGTCGTCATGGCGGACGACGTGATCGAGCTCGATCCGGTCGTCGCTGGCGGCAACGTCGCTGTCGTCTACGTCAGCGACGCCTACGGCCAGGGCCTCGCGACCGTCTTCCGGGATGCGTACGGGCTCGACAAATCCCAGCTCTTCCCCATCGAGGAGGCGAAGCTCTCCGATGCCGGGGCGCTCGCCACGCTCGCCGCCGACGTCGACACGTACAACCCGGCCGGCGTCCTGGTGATCACGGTGCAAGCCGGACAAACCGTCGAGATCCTGAAGGCGATGGTGGGCAAGCCGGTCGCGGGGCGGAAGTTCTTCTTCACGGACGGCGCCAAGGACGCGACGAAGCTGCTCGCCCCGAACCTGGCCGCCGAGGTGAAGCAGATGATCGCGGGATCGCAGGGCACTGCGCCTGCGAGCCCGTCGGGGCCGATTTACGAGACCTTCCGCGCGAACATGAAGTCGCAGTTCCAGACGGATCCGGCCGATTTCTCGTTCACCGCGCAGGCGTACGACGCCACGTACGTCGGCGCGTACGGGGTCATCTGGGCCTCGCGCGACGGGACGGACTACGACGGCCGGCAGGTGGCCGAGGGCATGGGGCGCCTTGCCATGGGGGATCTCATCGACATCACCTCGACCGCCTGGCCCAAGGGGAAAAGCACGCTCGCCGCGGGCGGGAGCATCAACATTGCAGGCACCTCGGGCCCGCTCAATTTCGACCCCGCGACCGGCGAAGCTCCGGGCCGCATCGAGGTTTGGGCCGTGTCGAACGACAACTTTGTGACCGTCACGGTCAAGGATCCTCCCTGA
- a CDS encoding PEGA domain-containing protein yields MRQTQARLGAIATIVALGLSLSGAAEAQGKQPSAAAKQTARQLLVDCRAKLAAHKLAEALKDCQGAHAIMNVPSTGLDLARVHEAMGHLVEAREVALEVTRFDNTAGNAAFATAMTEAEALAQSLEPKIPSLVINVSGPPSGAEITVKVDAETIPQAAVSLPYKVNPGEHTVIVSASGFGQRAEKVQVTVGQTRTVDITLRPASAGGGDVVDPFSTPDEALSEGEGGRQIPVWTWIAGGVGLVGAGVAVGFGLSFSDAQETVRRDCPNNACNDTYTPAQAQDLQAKWNRSLGLTVAGSVVGAAGIGAAIFGIVTAPKKGAPAPSTGFVPWIGPSGVGASAFGHF; encoded by the coding sequence ATGCGCCAAACGCAAGCTCGACTCGGTGCCATCGCGACGATCGTCGCGCTCGGCCTCTCGCTCTCCGGGGCAGCAGAGGCCCAGGGAAAGCAGCCTTCGGCCGCCGCCAAGCAGACGGCGCGGCAGCTCCTCGTGGATTGTCGCGCCAAGCTCGCCGCGCACAAGCTCGCCGAGGCGCTCAAGGACTGCCAGGGCGCGCACGCGATCATGAACGTGCCCTCGACCGGGCTCGATCTCGCGCGGGTGCACGAGGCCATGGGCCACCTCGTCGAGGCGCGCGAGGTCGCCCTCGAAGTGACGCGCTTCGACAACACCGCCGGCAACGCCGCCTTCGCCACGGCCATGACCGAGGCCGAGGCGCTCGCGCAGAGCCTCGAACCGAAGATCCCCTCGCTCGTGATCAACGTGAGCGGCCCGCCCTCCGGCGCCGAGATCACCGTGAAGGTCGACGCCGAGACGATCCCGCAAGCAGCCGTCTCGTTGCCCTACAAGGTGAACCCGGGCGAGCACACCGTCATCGTCTCGGCCTCCGGCTTCGGCCAGCGCGCCGAAAAAGTGCAGGTGACAGTCGGACAAACCCGCACCGTCGACATCACGTTGCGGCCCGCCTCGGCGGGCGGCGGAGACGTCGTGGATCCCTTCAGCACGCCGGACGAGGCCCTCTCCGAAGGCGAAGGCGGCCGGCAGATCCCGGTGTGGACGTGGATCGCAGGCGGCGTCGGGCTCGTGGGCGCGGGCGTGGCCGTGGGCTTCGGGCTGAGCTTCAGCGACGCGCAGGAGACCGTCCGCCGCGATTGCCCGAACAACGCCTGCAACGACACCTACACGCCCGCGCAAGCGCAAGACCTGCAGGCGAAGTGGAACCGCTCGCTCGGGCTCACCGTGGCCGGCAGCGTCGTCGGCGCAGCCGGGATCGGCGCAGCCATCTTCGGCATCGTGACAGCGCCGAAAAAAGGCGCGCCCGCGCCTTCGACAGGGTTCGTCCCGTGGATCGGCCCCTCCGGCGTCGGCGCATCCGCGTTCGGCCATTTCTGA